TTAGTTGAAACTTCAGGAGTTCAGGCTCCTTGACATGCATGTCATTTCATAAAAAAATCTACCTGCTGACACTCTCCAAGGTAATGTTTTCATATAAACTTTGATTGTTTCAAGTTTCAAGTTCATGAAAAGGTTACACCTGTCAGTGTTACTACCTGTAATCCAATATAAATTTATTTCTGTAGCTAATTTTAGCCCCAAAAAAAATATTATTGTTTtgctttctctatcaaccaacTCAACATTCTTTTAAAACAGATAGATCTGTAAAAATCTTGGTAAATTCTGTTCTATTTACTGATTTTGTATATCCAAGGGTAGAGTGCTAAATTTGCGGAGCACTTAATGATCTATTAGGGATGGGTAATTTAGAGTGCCTGATCAATTCTCTTACTTTTGTTGAGGGATTACTGTGCAATGTTCCCTGAATATgcatgtctactgtgatgctatTGTCATCGTTTTAGGGTGACGATCAAAACTTGATGAATCCTTTCATGCTTTATTTAGAACATTTGGTCCATATGCATTAGTTCCATCCAAGTGTCCAAATTTTTTACTTTTATGTTACTTTGTCTTGAACAGTCCATGGATCGGAGTACAGTTTTGGAGCACATGATTACCCATCAAGTGGGGTCTTTGAGGTGGAACCGAAGAACTGCCCAGGATTCATATACCGATGTACAATTTTCATTGGCCGCACAAGTCTGAGTCCCATGGAATTTCGAGAATTCATTCAGAGGATGGCCTCAGAATATCATGGAGATACTTACCACCTCATTTCCAAGAACTGTAACCACTTCACAGATGATCTTAGCACCAGATTGACAGGAAAACCAATTCCTGGTTGGGTCAATCGACTTGCAAGGCTAGGTAATAAAACATGTGCTCCTTGTAAATTATCGTCTCTGAAAGTTTCTAGTGGTTGTATTACTGCCAAAAAATATATCACATTATCACTTTGGTGTATCAAGTTAGTATTTGTACTTCTAACTATGGGATTATCCTGACTATAAATCAAGAATTCAAGTTATCAAACTATAGATGGGAGAAGATGATCATACAACAATGTAGAAGATGCTGCCCATCTTCTTCTGTAGATGAAGATAGGCATGCTGAAGCTGTAGGGAAATGGATGGAGCAGTAGTATCTGATATCATGTGACGATGGGAGTAAGTTGCAGATGAAGATGCCGGTAGCAGGTTAGGGATTGTTTTAGCGCTCAGGAGGGGGAGGAAGTTGTTAACATGTAGAGAAAGAGTGGTGGCTACACAGAGTACAAAGATTATTCAAAGGGTGATGATGAGACACAGAATTAAGAACTGATTGGCATTACGGACACACACTATTGAATAGTCAAACTAAAAAATGTTTATTAGAGCTCCTAAATTAGTATGGAATTCTTTGCCATTGCTTTTAACCCAACTTATGATATAAGCCACTCTGCAAATACATTATACATGATCAACATGCTATTGATTCATCGGTATTAACCTTATTTGATGTATCGCATGCACATTTTCTGAATCCATTCTGGATTCATATTGTTCAACCATTCACATTCTGCACTGCAAGCAGAAAAGACAAGTTTCCAATTTTTTGAAGGAATACTCTGAAACACATACAGGATCAGTTGTGATCATTGATAACTACTTATCCTTTGCCCCTACAATACACTGCTTATGAGTCTTGACCAGAATCTAATAATGAATGTGACCAGGTACCAGGTTTTACCTCATGGGGCATGTGAGGCCCCAGGAGAAAACTTGAAAAAGAACTAACCATAAGCCAGAATATTTGACTCCAATATCTTCCATTCTTTGAATAGTATTTTTGGTTGCAACCAGGTTACTGACAAATGAAACACATAGCTATATCATGTTGGTTTGTATGAAAACATGTACTTATTTACATTCTGTCGTGCTTATTTTACGCTGGAGGATAATCCAAATTTTTTTCAGGGGCTTTTTGCAATTGCCTTCTACCAGAAAGCATGCGGCTTGAGTCAACTGAGACAAAGAATATCGCAGACTGTCGTTTCTCAGGTACACATAGATGTTCCTATTTGGCTATTTGTTACAACTGGTAGTTTATCATGCTGCCATATGACATGTATATATGCTTTACTGTTGTCCATTCTTGTGTCTGTACATCCTAATATTATCCGGTGACATGTATGTATGTCTTATTGCTTTCCTTGACTTCTAGATGGTTCCCACACAACCAGCAACGATAACTTCGATGAAGATGACTTGGAAGACAAACACCTGCTTCCAACATCTTCTGCTGGTGAAGATGCAATTGTAAAAGAAGTCCACAGATGAATGTCTGCTGGAACCCTGCAGTGAGTTCTGTATTCTGAAATGTAATGGGTTTCGTCACTTGATGTGCAGCTTCTCAGTCATTATTGTACATTGTAATTTCTGTGTTCTAAAAAATGTAATGGGCTCTTTCAGTTCTGTTCTGAAATTTTGTATACATTCAGTGACTTGTCCATATCCATGATTGAGTTCATTCATTCCACCTGCACAGCGTGTAAATTGCAGTGTCTCTTTAGATTGTCTATAAGATTCACAGCTTGCGTGGGATCTTACTTTCCTTTTCCTTTATAAAAATAAGCCAAAAGGGTGTTTATTGGGTCGTCAGTACTTCCACGTATATGGTTTTGGATCTATTCATATCTCCATTGATCTCATGGTCCTTCGAACGCTCCTGCTGGCTGCTGTAAAGGAACACTGACGGGTGGTTGGCAATTGCGGAATACGCCCATGGGTGTGGGCTTGTGGCTTGGTTTCTTCAGAATAGATAGTTCTCATGCTGTGGAGACATCTTCTCGACGTATGGTACACTTTGAAGTCTGAATAGGTAAGGTTTTCTTGCAACTTTCATTTGAATGGATCTCATTAATCATTCATTATTTCATATGTCATCCTCAGAGTTCTTGAGTTCAAAAGTTTGGTCACATTGTGTTGAAAGTTGAAATCCTCCTGACTCCTGTTTTGTTCTACCATGAATCCATGATATGTTTTTTACCCTGTTAGTTGAGCATCTAGGAACTAAAGCATCTCCACCTCCCAGTACCAGTTTACCATGCCAGTTCAGTTTAACCCCACGGTTGAGGTCGCTGAGAGGTTGAACGTAGAAGTAGTTGGGAGCTGCTGCATATGGTGGCCAAACTCCTATTTGCATCTCTGTAATTCATCAGTGGTCTCAGGAGGGTGCAGCTGCCCTTCCCACCCACACTAACCATGACAAGAACCCTGCACTCTTTCTGCATCCACACTGTCAAACCCTCAGAGAGCAACATGTCAAACTCTTAGGACCAACACGCGCGTACGTGGACTTTGCAATCTGTAATCTGTCGAAGGTCAAATATTGTTGGACACCacagattttttttaaaaaaaaatcatctTGAGGTATCTCGCTATCAAATCAATTCCTGCAGGACATAGATGAAGATGACTGGTCCAGGCAAGATAGGAGTCAATTCAGCTGCCACAAAACTGCGATGGCCTAATATGCAAATGTACCCCACCATGAACATGTTTGTGTTTAATGGTTGCTTGGCAACAATTATAATTGTTCATCATATATATGCCACACATTAAAGTGACATATGACATATTTACACAAGCTCGTAAGTAATAAAACATCTTACACCAATTGTGTATCCATTCGAGATATGACACGATTAGAACTGATCTCATGCAAATGGGCTTAGTTCAGGGGGAAACCACAAAAAATAATTTATGGGAGCTAGGACAATTAATCACCAATTTCTTGTCCAATGTGAAGTAGAATCCCCATGTTTTATGAGGGTTCAGTTTCAATGTTTTTGAAACTTTATTCAATGAAATGAAAGTGAAGGTTTAGTAAAATCTGAAACTCGTTTTGCCCGATCGAGCTCCTTTGTAGTTGTGATGGGTCATTTTCTTCATTTGGCTTTTGTTGCATTCTTGCCAACCAAATCCCTAGAGCAAGCCAGACATGCTGAACCATTAGTGTCGTCATGGATGTATGTATGTCCTGGTGCGTCTTTGTATTTCTGCTCTTTATTTTTCTTAACGAAATACGTGCTCAGGCACGTTCTCGAAAAAAAAAATTCCTGGTGCCAAGCAAGCTATACCCCAGCTCCCTCCCAACCAAAATATACTCACCCCTTAAAACGCAAGCATGCACACTCTATCAGCCTATCCCTATGAACAGCCAAGAACATGTATTGTCAAAACTTGAGATTGACAATGTTATCGTAGACACCTTATTATCAATAGACATTGCCTAAGATTCAAAAAAGTGCGAGCACCCATGCTAAATCGGATGCTTGACCCGGTTAGATAGATTGCACCAAAGAAACCTAATTAATTAGCTAATCACTGAGCTATGCTCAGTTCGCACTAAGCAAGCTACATTTTGATATAAAAAATGCATAACTGTTGGGAGCCTTGCACCAAACTTGATCAAACGTATGCTTAACTGTCGGGAGCCATATTTTTGATAAATTGTGTTAACGTGTTGAGCCAACAAATGATAATATGGAGGGATTCTCGCTAGAGTTAATCCGCCATTTTGACAAACATGCTTTGGCCAAATGTTTTAATTAGTTGCGGACAGTTAAAGCATGGCCAACTGATGAGTTGAAATTGATGTGCCCATAGTATGTTGCCGGTATAATACAATAATAATAATGTACATAATACAGTAATTTTCTAAATAAATATATTGTGGTGTTCTTTAATATATCCTAAAATTAGCGAATCCATAACAACTAAACATATTAAGTGTGCATACAATTTGCATTCGTACATCTATGTTACTAGCGGCATGTACATTTGTCAACTTTTACTATTTGCCAACATATCACAATTGTATATCTACTGACTGAGTATGAAATGGCTGTAACAGCACACAATGGCACTTTGGAGCTG
The genomic region above belongs to Panicum hallii strain FIL2 chromosome 4, PHallii_v3.1, whole genome shotgun sequence and contains:
- the LOC112890281 gene encoding deSI-like protein At4g17486; translation: MGGAVSGSAAVGDAAGAATYPVMLNVYDLTPINNYLHWCGLGIFHSAVEVHGSEYSFGAHDYPSSGVFEVEPKNCPGFIYRCTIFIGRTSLSPMEFREFIQRMASEYHGDTYHLISKNCNHFTDDLSTRLTGKPIPGWVNRLARLGAFCNCLLPESMRLESTETKNIADCRFSDGSHTTSNDNFDEDDLEDKHLLPTSSAGEDAIVKEVHR